A stretch of the Cydia amplana chromosome 6, ilCydAmpl1.1, whole genome shotgun sequence genome encodes the following:
- the LOC134648738 gene encoding telomere-associated protein RIF1 isoform X2: MLDKDLEILEDTTFTHSGSRNKHFEAILHVLDKGNTPGVSKLERILTICVHDLKEDARHAAFCLNIITKIVNKHQTELPASKLSSSAEAVLNFLLTAAALNKAESLQTISFNTLLAYPDNVLAELASDCNDIYELFNLYCHLKMPVEIRFKPVNLAHRVMINLNLEKKSMFVKKGLAVWFSRVIPTAMNYFQIQTIGTTPMVLSIMELLEMLSEELASIDYSTNPQWQTVLENIYSPNSYPAQMKNLLTSGSVLWHRIWIIFIKLLKAQITMNKPGVGSPINSMLPVVEMAFKMDVKSRCRAFECWNVLIDNFSAETNELFVNKRIKLLIIPLRSNNAKVEETALAKLDTWWHLIKQYQARVDERMLYPFLHFCFGRHIPEKTVLIPGMISPTVKKNCVETFVEMVGHVNCEGCVSKPRLKSKIISPKILVDHWSDWIHSLKMAIKVSAEEEVGIGKQPITCVWKSFMMTIAEMPENNIRKDLFNDLLTVTKLLAQESTSNNKLADIVNNILISSLFEETSLKQLLKTKEFQSGPIQIILSVLMDPTFVETCKKHTHQNLLANLKLMTEFLVLECGHLEDKAIKWLIKDVAPHDSSLQLWTALAKAMQESKSRQEGLQQMCNLLLWPLLNIDHFSNVEAAALTWNNTYCVLHLTTVQTVWFHMEIDRILEENKNKGDTATFFVLCVLLAVIKTKIITRTYEGINKEVKMLQDVMCHYNDYDEIKQVFPILMDTVDLLSTAATNERLVGEYVQEIFVIGRKALNIMLKHFKHGDLTGEVLLVKVIDAFEHLFKTESGSEFKIILLDELLVCQTLFTTIPSNLDAMLKLIMADEGIDQSLRAKIKASFETIEIKSKNEAKDSKKKVTKTEGQDENKFTTPVPKSAKKDPKKKEASIINTVVENGEEYAVIKSNWKFNPRKLTENQKEKLKRKREDIPALYQDLSQSQDEFKLQSWKTDSQDASTTNSRSASTPSNDNISTIKNMPGNDIVPKIIDNFFSDTSKASEKNENKQTDSPKQSKVDQTKSSPAVKTPRMALKDRVFRNVRNLIEKSTLPKEGSESTDLLNQTVNANTCSTPVSKCKKTKNIVNSAPSKINADRPARVKRKPKKFDDSEIYLEKKRRNSTTQNESQSFDKNDAEDSTNLVEKNNEDVNSTFKVATVSVNNMEMDTSEVCKSDAPTNDQETVTTVEKVVTEKDKLLTEVSSSPIDKAVHKNPESDNGSNVNLEDTGKCSQSDTSIDKSIEETQQPEQKKDTSVGNTSTPKNITKKRDSDETKSTSKKKSRIEKELAIDMVEGHPFLKLQSDKRVTRKGLTDSPINGRKSRLADKLNKCKTEPKSASKMKKGTSDTEVPKEKSRKNASEIEKSPVTVCETQNISPDATQDLSEDVIESSQDTTTTISVKSFRRCADKPSSSCESIDKTVLETQDLVDKSSQEINTTDVIMSQEIKDDTELPANKTDVQANVIMDLTEEMDTEPVSSGDVIIINDDDPVIDLNTECEPGPGPDTLELANADTQPTDPSQFVNDTNASIETNQNVLPDITDNNEKTDSKVDENQLTTTADDRTITFVDITQNEETGASSPTIGADQRKKDFLNNTSEISPIKSLSPIEPKSPVSENSSDFLVIKLSGPVQINGEPLEMSNSPEIFTEEKASPDKRDQSPPRPEVTVTNSSPSSSLSLKKNRPQVRSGGRAAQMLGLCVPDRLQTIKHVERPEPDEPKKSSPVNTPARRNLRMLYQTAQSTDSGSSDEKEETENFLKFKKALPSADCSPAGPILKRKLADIADEATASPANKRKRVSFHDPVSTSVVVQKYIETSGVRSPQSSAFKRLERQLRQQSPKSQKKDDSMINHLDTVLTSTAASFDIEHSSNDTELGTLDETPVAEIVKTSELNDSDPIFPDLINCKDSIDNIASELSSPGMKELFVKELGGNIKTVGDLAKLTELEVNRIGIKAPKVQVAKKVLENYASRKDKIMKANKLVETNKELTVTTSDGRLRKDEVMEVDKIVETTVNPNLTVTTSVGKFGKDDLMTGVIASDLEKVTEPEVIEIVDKTITQVTKKSSKKDKKMEADPVVVLTKVTEYEVDSIDIKVPKTRVSRKDKIMEVDETVKPTVDVDLRVATSVGIQTNILMSETETQTSLILQRLSSTQTDEVTTKQTSSQTNESGSKSTEDIISSCIKDRADFVPKLGEQLENVSKLELAESLPVKDCTDLLVKKMTCSDAKSVLNSVIQRGCELHANGQNGNKELSYLQNYLCDKFDVKDLILFCSQMMQKVYDKSIADKNV; the protein is encoded by the exons ATGTTGGACAAGGATCTCGAAATTTTAGAGGACACCACATTTACTCATAGTGGATCACGAAATAAACATTTCGAGGCAATTCTACATGTCTTAGACAAAGGAAACACTCCAGGTGTTTCAAAACTTGAGAGAATATTGACAATATGTGTACATGACCTGAAAGAAGACGCGCGGCATGCAGCTTTTTGCTTGAATATAATCACTAAGATTGTGAATAAACATCAG aCTGAACTTCCTGCATCTAAATTGTCATCATCAGCGGAGGCTGTTCTAAACTTCCTTTTAACTGCGGCAGCACTAAACAAAGCAGAGTCGCTGCAAACTATTAGCTTCAATACCCTCCTAGCATACCCTGACAATGTGTTGGCGGAGTTGGCATCTGACTGCAATGATATTTACGAGCTGTTCAACTTATACTGCCATCTCAAGATGCCTGTGGAAATCAGGTTCAAG CCTGTTAACCTAGCTCACCGAGTAATGATCAACCTAAATCTGGAAAAGAAATCAATGTTTGTGAAAAAAGGCCTAGCAGTATGGTTTTCAAGAGTGATTCCAACTGCGATGAACTATTTCCAAATACAGACCATAGGCACCACACCCATGGTCCTGTCTATAATGGAACTATTGGAAATGTTGAGTGAAGAGCTCGCATCAATTGACTACAGTACTAATCCTCAGTGGCAGACAGTTTTGGAAAATATTTACAGCCCAAATTC ATATCCAGCTCAAATGAAAAACCTTTTAACAAGTGGCAGTGTTCTGTGGCATAGGATTTGGATAATTTTTATCAAACTGCTCAAAGCTCAAATAACTATGAACAAACCTGGAGTTGGTAGCCCTATCAACTCAATGTTGCCAGTAGTTGAAATGGCATTCAAAATGGACGTCAAAAGCAGATGCAGAGCATTCGAATGTTGGAATgtgttaattgataatttctCGGCTGAGACTAATGAACTATTTGTTAACAAGAGGATAAAACTACTTATTATACCTTTGAGATCGAACAATGCTAAAGTTGAAGAAACGGCACTTGCCAAACTTGACACCTGGTGGCATCTCATAAAGCAATATCAGGCCAGAGTAGATGAGAGAATGCTGTATCCATTTTTACACTTTTGCTTTGGAAGACATATTCCTGAAAAGACTGTTTTGATACCTGGGATGATTTCACCGacggttaaaaaaaattgtgttgaaACATTTGTTGAAATGGTTGGCCATGTTAACTGTGAAGGCTGCGTTTCAAAACCTAGATTGAAGAGCAAAATTATCAGTCCTAAAATCTTGGTAGACCACTGGAGTGACTGGATCCATTCACTAAAGATGGCAATAAAAGTATCGGCAGAAGAAGAGGTTGGGATCGGGAAACAGCCAATCACATGTGTTTGGAAATCGTTTATGATGACCATTGCTGAAATGCCGGAAAATAATATCAGAAAAGATCTTTTTAATGATCTTTTAACCGTAACGAAACTACTTGCACAG gAGAGCACAAGTAACAACAAGCTTGCAGACATAGTGAACAATATCCTAATATCTTCACTTTTCGAGGAAACCTCACTAAAGCAGCTCCTTAAGACCAAAGAGTTTCAAAGCGGaccaatacaaataatactctCCGTTCTAATGGACCCAACATTTGTTGAGACCTGTAAAAA GCATACACACCAGAATTTACTTGCAAACCTAAAGCTGATGACCGAATTTCTCGTACTGGAGTGTGGACATTTGGAAGACAAGGCGATAAAATGGCTGATCAAAGACGTGGCGCCTCATGACAGCTCGCTGCAGTTGTGGACTGCTCTGGCCAAAGCAATGCAGGAATCTAAATCGAGGCAGGAGGGTTTGCAGCAAATGTGCAACTTGTTGCTCTGGCCACTGCTGAACATAGATCATTTCAGTAAT GTTGAGGCAGCTGCATTGACATGGAATAACACATACTGCGTATTGCACCTAACGACGGTGCAAACCGTCTGGTTCCACATGGAAATCGACAGAATCCTCGAGGAAAACAAGAATAAAGGAGACACGGCCACTTTCTTCGTGCTATGCGTGTTGCTTGCTGTCATTAAGACTAAAATCATCACAAGGACAT atgagGGAATAAACAAAGAAGTTAAGATGTTACAGGATGTGATGTGTCACTATAATGATTATGATGAAATCAAACAAGTATTTCCTATACTAATGGATACAGTGGACCTCCTATCGACAGCAGCCACAAATGAGCGTTTGGTCGGCGAATATGTCCAAGAAATATTTGTAATTGGAAGGAAAGCATTAAATATCATGCTCAAACATTTTAAGCATGGC GATCTTACTGGGGAGGTGCTTTTGGTAAAAGTTATTGATGCTTTTgaacatcttttcaaaactgAAAGTGGAAGCGaattcaaaataattttattggatgAGTTACTTGTGTGTCAAACTCTATTTACAACAATACCTTCCAATTTGGATGCCatgttaaaattaattatgGCGGATGAGGGCATTGATCAATCATTAAGAGCAAAAATTAAGGCGTCTTTtgaaactattgaaataaaaagtaaaaatgaaGCAAAAGACTCTAAAAAGAAAGTAACTAAAACTGAAGGTCAGGATGAAAACAAGTTTACGACGCCTGTGCCAAAAAGCGCTAAAAAGGACCCCAAAAAGAAAGAAGCCAGTATCATAAATACAGTTGTAGAAAATGGCGAAGAATATGcagtaatcaaatcaaattggAAATTCAATCCACGAAAACTAACAGAAAATCAAAAGGAAAAATTAAAGAGGAAACGAGAAGATATTCCGGCTTTGTATCAGGACCTATCACAGTCACAAGATGAATTTAAACTTCAATCTTGGAAAACAGACTCTCAAGATGCCTCAACGACAAACAGTAGATCAGCCAGTACACCATCTAATGACAATATTTCAACAATTAAAAACATGCCCGGTAATGATATTGTGCCTAAAATAATTGATAATTTCTTTTCTGATACATCTAAGGCTTCAGAGAAGAACGAAAATAAACAAACTGACAGCCCGAAACAGAGCAAAGTTGACCAAACGAAATCTTCTCCGGCAGTTAAAACTCCGCGCATGGCTTTGAAAGACAGAGTATTCCGTAATGTTAGAAATTTGATTGAAAAATCTACTCTACCGAAAGAAGGATCAGAAAGCACTGATCTGTTAAATCAAACAGTTAATGCAAATACATGTAGTACGCCAGTTtcgaaatgtaaaaaaactaaaaatatcgttaactCGGCGCCGTCAAAAATAAATGCTGACCGGCCTGCTCGTGTTAAGAGAAAACCTAAAAAGTTTGACGACTCGGAAATTTACTTAGAAAAGAAAAGGCGCAACTCTACTACTCAAAATGAGTCGCAATCATTTGACAAAAATGATGCAGAAGATTCAACAAATttagtagaaaaaaataatgaagatGTAAATAGTACTTTTAAAGTTGCCACTGTTTCAGTAAACAACATGGAAATGGATACAAGTGAAGTTTGTAAATCAGATGCTCCTACTAATGACCAGGAAACTGTGACTACTGTAGAAAAAGTAGTCACAGAAAAAGACAAATTACTTACAGAAGTTTCGTCTTCGCCCATCGATAAAGCAGTTCATAAAAATCCGGAAAGTGATAATGGTTCTAACGTAAATCTTGAGGACACTGGCAAATGTTCACAAAGCGACACATCTATCGACAAATCAATAGAAGAAACACAGCAGCCTgaacaaaaaaaagatacctCAGTTGGCAATACATCAACGCCTAAAAATATTACTAAGAAAAGGGATTCTGACGAGACGAAGTCGACTTCCAAAAAGAAGTCGAGGATTGAAAAAGAACTGGCTATAGATATGGTTGAAGGTCATCCATTTTTAAAACTACAATCTGATAAGCGAGTGACCAGAAAAGGCTTAACAGACTCGCCAATCAACGGTCGTAAAAGCCGTTTAGCTGATAAACTAAATAAGTGTAAAACAGAACCAAAGAGTGCTTCGAAAATGAAAAAAGGGACAAGCGATACAGAAGTTCCAAAAGAAAAGTCCAGAAAAAATGCCAGTGAGATAGAAAAATCGCCTGTTACAGTTTGCGAAACACAGAATATAAGCCCTGATGCTACACAAGATCTTTCTGAAGATGTTATAGAGAGCTCTCAAGATACGACTACAACAATATCAGTTAAATCATTCAGAAGGTGTGCTGATAAACCATCTAGTAGTTGCGAAAGCATAGATAAGACTGTTTTAGAGACACAAGATTTAGTTGACAAATCTTCTCAAGAAATAAATACAACTGACGTGATAATGTCTCAAGAAATTAAAGATGACACCGAATTACCTGCCAACAAGACAGATGTCCAAGCTAATGTTATAATGGATTTAACAGAGGAAATGGATACGGAGCCTGTAAGCTCTGGAGATGTAATAATTATCAATGACGACGATCCTGTAATTGATTTAAATACCGAATGTGAGCCTGGGCCAGGACCTGATACACTTGAACTTGCAAATGCTGATACACAACCTACAGATCCCTCCCAATTTGTAAATGACACAAATGCATCGATTGAAACTAATCAGAATGTTCTTCCAGACATCACAGACAATAATGAAAAAACTGATTCAAAAGTTGATGAGAATCAGCTTACTACCACAGCCGATGACAGAACCATAACCTTTGTCGACATAACTCAAAATGAAGAAACTGGCGCTTCGTCTCCCACTATCGGCGCTGATCAAAGAAAAAAAGATTTCTTAAACAACACCTCCGAAATTTCACCTATAAAATCTTTAAGCCCAATTGAACCCAAGTCGCCTGTATCTGAAAATAGCAGCGATTTCTTAGTAATTAAACTATCTGGCCCGGTACAAATTAACGGTGAACCTTTGGAAATGTCTAATTCACCTGAAATATTTACTGAAGAAAAAGCTTCACCTGACAAAAGGGATCAATCTCCTCCTCGACCAGAGGTTACTGTTACTAACAGTAGTCCTAGTTCTTCACTGTCTCTGAAGAAAAATCGGCCACAAGTACGTAGTGGTGGTCGTGCGGCGCAAATGTTAGGCCTATGCGTACCGGACAGATTACAGACAATAAAGCATGTTGAAAGACCCGAGCCTGACGAACCTAAGAAAAGCAGTCCCGTGAACACTCCAGCTCGTAGAAACCTTAGAATGTTGTATCAAACAGCTCAATCGACAGACAGTGGAAGTTCTGACGAAAAAGAAGAAACAGAGAATTTCCTGAAATTTAAGAAAGCTTTGCCCAGTGCCGACTGTAGTCCTGCCGGTCCAATTCTAAAAAGAAAGCTTGCTGATATTGCTGACGAAGCCACAGCGTCACCAGCCAACAAG AGAAAACGAGTAAGTTTTCATGACCCCGTGTCGACGTCAGTTGTTGTTCAAAAGTATATAGAGACAAGTGGAGTACGATCACCTCAGAGTTCAGCATTTAAACGACTAGAACGGCAGTTACGCCAACAGTCTCCAAAATCTCAAAAGAAAGATGATAGTATGATTAATCATCTCGATACCGTACTAACTTCAACGGCTGCAAGTTTCGATATTGAACATTCTAGTAATGATACAGAATTGGGCACTCTAGATGAGACCCCTGTCGCAGAAATAGTTAAAACTAGTGAATTAAATGATTCAGATCCTATATTCCCAGATCTCATAAATTGTAAGGATTCTATTGATAACATTGCTTCAGAACTATCTTCACCTGGTATGAAGGAATTATTTGTAAAAGAACTTGGAGGAAATATTAAAACTGTTGGTGATCTAGCCAAGTTAACTGAACTTGAAGTAAATAGAATTGGTATCAAAGCTCCTAAGGTACAAGTGGCCAAAAAAGTATTGGAGAACTATGCATCtagaaaagataaaataatgaaaGCGAATAAACTAGTAGAAACAAACAAAGAACTTACAGTGACTACAAGTGACGGAAGACTTAGAAAAGATGAAGTAATGGAGGTAGATAAAATAGTCGAAACTACTGTAAATCCAAATCTTACAGTAACGACGAGTGTTGGAAAATTTGGAAAAGATGATTTAATGACAGGGGTTATAGCTAGTGATCTAGAAAAAGTGACGGAACCTGAAGTAATTGAAATTGTTGACAAAACTATAACACAAGTGACTAAAAAATCATCTAAAAAGGACAAAAAAATGGAAGCGGATCCAGTGGTTGTTCTAACAAAGGTCACTGAATATGAAGTTGACAGTATCGATATCAAAGTTCCTAAAACGCGTGTTTCTAGGAAAGATAAGATAATGGAAGTGGATGAAACAGTGAAGCCAACTGTAGATGTAGATCTTAGAGTGGCAACAAGTGTTGGAATACAAACTAATATTTTAATGAGCGAAACTGAAACACAAACCTCCTTGATACTGCAAAGGCTCTCATCCACACAGACCGACGAAGTAACGACGAAGCAAACAAGTTCTCAGACAAATGAGTCGGGCAGCAAATCAACTGAAGATATTATATCATCATGTATTAAAGAT AGGGCAGACTTCGTTCCTAAATTAGGAGAACAGTTAGAAAACGTATCAAAACTGGAACTGGCGGAATCTCTACCTGTAAAAGACTGCACGGACTTGCTTGTGAAGAAAATGACGTGTTCAGATGCCAAGAGTGTTTTGAACAGCGTCATCCAGCGAGGTTGCGAACTGCATGCAAACGGCCAGAACGGAAACAAGGAATTATCGTATCTGCAAAATTACTTGTGTGATAAATTTGATGTTAAAGACTTGATTTTGTTTTGCAGCCAGATGATGCAAAAAGTGTATGACAAGAGTATTGCTGATAAAAATGTGTGA